One Nitrospina watsonii DNA segment encodes these proteins:
- a CDS encoding DNA gyrase/topoisomerase IV subunit B, producing MSTYQAKDIQILEGLEPVRKRPGMYIGSTSSTGLHHLVWEILDNSVDEALNGHCNHIEITLHGEDEITLKDNGRGIPVDTFRKTKKSAMEILFTTLHSGGKFQEGNYKVSGGLHGVGMAVVCALSESLTATSRRDGFEWSQTYSCGQPQDKLKKGKATRNHGTEITFRPDPKIFPKIAWNVKGILEQAESKAFLNKGLKITVHENGSTHVFQYPEGIKDFIQKITPAGQSLTPEPLYVEKEDKQLRLEVAFLWTSKTDTVIHSYANAIKTVDGGAHESGFRNGITKALKAYIERRNLLPKGISSVNGDDVKEGLVAIINVYLQGDVEFQGQTKGRLNSDITSQVDSVVRHSLEDFLNTHQTQGDILANRIILAAQARIASRQAKEAVHRKSNVSHRLNLPGKLSDCSSTVREESELFICEGDSAGGSSKQARDRKTQAILPIRGKILNVETATKDKILANQEIQNIVSALGAGIEPHFNYEKLRYGKIILMTDADVDGAHICTLLLTFFYRFMPRLIHENHLYIAQPPLYRIDAGKKTFYAVDDKEKEKIVSKLNGAKYEVGRFKGLGEMPSVDLKNTTMNKDNRTLIRVTIADDQNTNVTFDKLMGKDAQNRFKFIKEKAVFFQDLDI from the coding sequence ATGAGCACTTATCAGGCAAAAGACATTCAGATTCTTGAAGGGCTGGAACCCGTCCGCAAACGGCCCGGCATGTACATCGGCTCCACCTCGTCCACCGGGCTGCACCACCTCGTGTGGGAAATCCTCGACAATTCCGTCGATGAAGCCCTGAACGGTCACTGCAATCACATTGAGATCACCCTCCACGGCGAAGACGAGATCACTCTCAAGGACAACGGCCGCGGCATTCCCGTCGATACGTTCCGCAAGACCAAGAAAAGCGCGATGGAAATCCTGTTCACCACGCTGCATTCCGGCGGCAAGTTCCAGGAAGGCAATTACAAGGTCTCCGGCGGCCTGCACGGCGTGGGCATGGCGGTGGTGTGCGCCCTGTCGGAATCGTTGACGGCGACGTCGCGGCGTGACGGTTTCGAATGGAGTCAGACCTATTCCTGCGGCCAGCCCCAGGACAAATTGAAAAAGGGCAAGGCGACGCGCAACCACGGCACCGAAATCACCTTCCGCCCCGACCCCAAAATTTTCCCGAAGATCGCCTGGAACGTGAAAGGCATTCTCGAGCAGGCCGAATCGAAGGCGTTCCTCAACAAGGGACTGAAGATCACCGTGCACGAAAACGGCAGCACGCACGTGTTTCAGTACCCGGAGGGCATCAAGGATTTCATTCAGAAAATCACGCCCGCCGGTCAGTCGCTGACGCCGGAACCTTTGTATGTTGAAAAGGAAGACAAGCAATTGCGGCTCGAAGTGGCGTTTCTCTGGACCTCGAAGACCGACACCGTGATCCATTCCTACGCCAACGCCATCAAAACCGTGGACGGCGGCGCGCACGAAAGCGGCTTCCGCAACGGCATCACCAAAGCCCTCAAGGCTTACATCGAGCGGCGCAACCTGCTGCCCAAGGGCATCTCCAGCGTCAACGGCGACGACGTGAAAGAAGGCCTGGTGGCCATCATCAACGTGTACCTGCAGGGCGACGTCGAGTTTCAGGGCCAGACCAAAGGACGTTTGAACTCCGACATCACCTCGCAGGTGGATTCCGTGGTGCGGCACTCGCTGGAAGATTTTTTGAACACGCACCAGACCCAGGGAGACATCCTCGCCAACCGCATCATTTTGGCCGCCCAGGCACGCATCGCCTCGCGCCAGGCCAAGGAAGCAGTCCACCGCAAATCCAATGTCTCACATCGGTTGAACCTGCCGGGCAAGCTCTCCGATTGCTCATCCACCGTGCGCGAGGAGTCCGAGTTGTTCATCTGCGAAGGCGATTCTGCGGGCGGGTCCAGTAAGCAGGCACGGGATCGCAAGACCCAGGCCATCCTGCCCATCCGCGGCAAAATCCTGAACGTCGAGACGGCGACCAAAGACAAGATTCTGGCCAATCAGGAAATCCAGAATATCGTCTCCGCGCTCGGCGCCGGCATCGAACCCCATTTCAACTATGAAAAGCTGCGCTACGGTAAAATCATCTTGATGACCGACGCCGATGTGGACGGCGCGCACATTTGCACCCTGCTGCTCACCTTCTTCTACCGCTTCATGCCGCGCCTCATTCATGAAAACCACCTGTACATCGCGCAGCCGCCGCTTTACCGGATCGATGCCGGGAAAAAAACCTTCTACGCCGTCGATGACAAGGAAAAAGAAAAAATTGTATCCAAGCTGAACGGCGCCAAGTACGAAGTCGGCCGCTTCAAAGGTTTGGGCGAAATGCCCTCTGTCGATCTTAAAAACACCACCATGAATAAAGACAACCGCACCCTCATCCGCGTCACCATCGCTGACGACCAGAACACCAACGTGACCTTCGACAAACTGATGGGCAAGGACGCCCAGAACCGGTTTAAATTCATAAAAGAGAAAGCGGTATTTTTTCAGGACCTCGATATTTAA
- a CDS encoding GspE/PulE family protein: MTTETPALEQRVQEISFQIQSTTDPQALIPNLIQDLKGLFPCEAVTLYSLDRASKQLVSCHPVTLDASEFRINLKADSLIGYAIINGKPILLKDAGNAASILTINPRIRIESTIDDALSIQTRSLMILPLPHNKKVVGIIEFVNKSGKGEFSEQDFKFAKELAPFLGLLVTNLDGDRTMTARNSSTMDTPASKPLSSAELQEKLVKIINDIHSAKNVDEILISLKERILELFDATLITIYAVDLVRNEVYSKIKSGDKINEIRLPIAPQSIAGCVAMEQRMAVIKNVYDDRELKKFHPELTFDSSWDKISGFHTKSMLVTPLIHKDKMMGVMQLINKKSSQSFNVIDEKNAKIVAETLALAFYNQSKFVQQKPTRFSYLLQQGLLTDIELNKSINRARKEQIDIENILIDELGISRKELGKSLENFYKIPYMGYEDGMVLPATIFEGLNLNFLSKNHWVPVEREDNNVVIVIDNPNNLDKIQNIKLIFVKKQIEFKVGLKADIRDFLNSAVAEDSSGAPLEEMSILLNALESEKETELTSDESEDGNAISESDNTIVKLVNKILTDAYDNGVSDIHIEPGLGKDHMIVRFRKDGACRIYQEIPPMYKFALMSRLKIMARLDIAEKRLPQDGKIKLKYGGKDVEYRLATCPTVGGNEDAVLRILAASKPIPLENMNFSDRNIALVKSMASKPYGLILVVGPTGSGKTTTLHSTLGFINTPEKKIWTAEDPVEITQKGLRQVQMLNKIGLDFARAMRSFLRGDPDVIMVGEMRDAETCAIGLEASLTGHLVFSTLHTNSAPETITRLLDMGMNPLNFADALLCIVAQRLVRTLCKNCKEPYHPSKEEYDTLVHEYGDPDMFAKNVNIPYTDDLMLNGPKGCDKCNDTGYAGRTGLHECLEGTAETKRLVMKQALVEELREQGIKDGMTTLKQDGIWKVFKGDCDLKQVLAVCIV; encoded by the coding sequence ATGACGACGGAAACTCCTGCCCTGGAACAAAGGGTCCAGGAAATCAGTTTTCAGATTCAATCCACGACCGACCCGCAAGCTCTCATTCCGAACCTGATTCAGGACTTAAAAGGATTGTTTCCTTGCGAAGCCGTGACCCTCTACTCTTTGGACAGGGCGAGCAAGCAGTTGGTTTCCTGCCACCCTGTCACGCTGGATGCATCTGAGTTTCGCATCAACCTGAAAGCGGATTCACTGATTGGGTATGCCATCATCAATGGCAAGCCCATCTTGTTAAAAGATGCCGGCAACGCCGCATCGATACTGACCATAAACCCCAGGATCAGAATAGAATCAACGATTGATGATGCGCTGAGCATTCAAACCCGATCTCTGATGATCTTGCCCCTGCCACACAATAAAAAAGTGGTCGGGATCATAGAATTTGTCAATAAAAGCGGAAAAGGCGAATTCTCGGAACAGGACTTTAAATTTGCCAAGGAACTTGCACCTTTCTTGGGACTTTTAGTAACCAACTTGGATGGTGACAGGACCATGACTGCAAGAAACTCATCGACCATGGACACGCCTGCTTCCAAACCGCTCTCTTCCGCCGAATTGCAGGAAAAGCTCGTCAAAATCATCAACGACATCCACTCCGCCAAGAATGTGGATGAAATCCTGATTTCCCTGAAAGAGCGGATCCTGGAGTTGTTCGACGCCACGCTGATAACCATCTATGCCGTGGACCTGGTCCGCAACGAGGTGTACTCCAAGATCAAGTCCGGCGACAAGATCAATGAAATCCGGTTACCCATCGCTCCGCAAAGCATCGCCGGCTGTGTGGCCATGGAACAACGCATGGCGGTGATCAAAAACGTTTACGACGACCGGGAACTCAAAAAATTCCATCCGGAATTGACCTTCGACAGTTCCTGGGACAAGATTTCAGGATTTCATACGAAAAGCATGCTCGTCACCCCCCTCATACACAAAGACAAGATGATGGGGGTCATGCAGCTGATCAATAAAAAGAGCAGCCAGTCCTTCAACGTCATCGACGAGAAAAATGCCAAGATCGTCGCGGAAACGCTGGCCCTTGCTTTTTACAACCAATCCAAGTTTGTCCAGCAAAAACCGACCAGATTTTCCTACCTGCTGCAACAGGGACTGTTGACCGATATCGAACTCAACAAATCCATCAACCGCGCCCGCAAAGAGCAGATCGACATTGAAAACATCCTTATCGATGAATTGGGCATTTCCCGCAAAGAGCTGGGCAAATCCCTCGAAAACTTTTACAAAATTCCATACATGGGTTACGAGGATGGGATGGTTTTGCCTGCCACGATTTTTGAAGGGTTGAACCTGAATTTCCTGTCGAAAAACCACTGGGTTCCTGTTGAGCGCGAAGACAACAATGTCGTGATCGTCATCGACAACCCCAACAATCTGGACAAAATTCAGAATATCAAACTGATCTTCGTCAAAAAGCAGATCGAGTTCAAGGTAGGGCTGAAAGCCGACATCCGTGATTTCCTCAACTCCGCCGTAGCGGAAGATTCCAGCGGCGCGCCTCTGGAAGAAATGTCCATCTTGCTCAACGCACTGGAAAGCGAAAAAGAGACGGAGTTGACAAGCGATGAGTCGGAAGATGGGAACGCCATCAGTGAGAGCGACAACACCATCGTCAAACTGGTGAACAAGATTTTGACGGATGCGTACGACAATGGCGTTTCGGACATTCACATCGAGCCGGGCCTGGGCAAAGATCACATGATCGTGCGGTTCCGCAAAGACGGAGCTTGCCGGATTTATCAGGAAATCCCGCCCATGTACAAATTCGCATTGATGTCGCGTTTGAAAATCATGGCGAGGCTGGACATCGCCGAAAAGCGTCTGCCCCAGGACGGCAAGATCAAACTGAAATACGGCGGCAAGGACGTGGAATACCGCCTCGCAACCTGCCCCACAGTGGGTGGAAACGAAGATGCCGTACTGCGTATTCTTGCGGCCAGCAAGCCGATCCCGCTGGAGAACATGAACTTTTCGGATCGCAATATCGCGCTCGTCAAGTCGATGGCTTCCAAACCCTACGGCCTCATCCTTGTCGTCGGCCCGACCGGCTCTGGTAAAACCACCACGCTGCACTCGACACTGGGTTTCATCAATACGCCGGAAAAGAAAATCTGGACGGCGGAAGACCCGGTAGAAATCACGCAGAAGGGTCTGCGTCAGGTGCAGATGCTCAACAAAATCGGCCTAGACTTCGCCCGCGCCATGCGCTCGTTTCTGCGCGGTGATCCCGACGTCATCATGGTGGGCGAAATGCGCGACGCCGAAACCTGTGCCATCGGTCTGGAGGCATCGCTGACCGGTCATCTGGTGTTCAGCACCCTGCATACCAACTCGGCTCCGGAAACCATCACCCGTTTGCTCGACATGGGCATGAATCCGCTCAACTTCGCCGACGCCCTGCTGTGCATCGTCGCCCAGCGCCTGGTGCGCACTCTCTGCAAAAACTGCAAGGAGCCCTATCACCCGTCGAAGGAAGAGTACGACACGCTGGTTCACGAATACGGCGATCCCGACATGTTCGCCAAGAATGTCAACATCCCCTACACCGACGACCTGATGTTGAACGGTCCTAAAGGCTGCGACAAATGCAACGACACCGGCTATGCGGGGCGAACCGGTTTGCATGAATGCCTGGAAGGCACCGCCGAAACCAAACGCCTGGTCATGAAGCAGGCCCTGGTCGAAGAATTGCGCGAACAGGGAATCAAGGATGGCATGACCACCCTGAAGCAGGACGGCATCTGGAAGGTGTTTAAAGGGGATTGCGACCTCAAACAGGTGCTTGCGGTCTGTATCGTTTGA
- a CDS encoding ATPase, T2SS/T4P/T4SS family — protein sequence MNRDPRSPDKPTARPAGRQTAPQAQAAGRERRSADKLRALINTILSSNSITRTLFELIDEFKELFEADKVTVFAIDRPKRQLFSRNFKDNQVEEIRVDISPKSLAGFVAASGRTLNVLNAYDNNELKRIHPELTLDKSFDERLGYKTKTVLVVALPHNRKMMGVLQIINKNTKPNFSDQDVRLAKELASTLGHAIVKMQTEIIDEKIQATSHAIHSAGTLDEILMELKVPILQLFDCRLAIIYAGDPAKKELYSKLAAGSGEGELRLPMAADNLPGCVAMEKRILNVKNVHDQVELVEYHPDLVYEKTIENALGEKAKSMLVAPLVYEGKVMGVLQLANKQNEIAFTQQDERSIKTIADSLALAIKNKQKQKLAKPTKFSYLINNGIITQDELTKAISKARTSGVDIETILLDQYNIKRSDFGKSLEEFYSVPYFGYSSDIVLPQSLFTGLNTNFLLKNNWLPIAKDEEQNKVTILIDNPANQDKAQSIKLIFPKRTLDFKVGLRADIHDFLNATPEDDSPGSAPADTGDVDTLLSALQSEKDDVEVEASSDEEEANAISETDSTIVKLVNKVLIDAYDNGVSDIHIEPGLGKKAMRIRFRKDGGCRVYQEIPPMYRQAFLSRIKIMSKLDIAERRLPQSGKIKMKYGKKDIEYRVETCPTVGGNEDAVLRILAASKPIPLENMNFSQRNLELIRAMASKPYGLILCVGPTGSGKTTTLHSTLGFINTPEKKIWTAEDPVEITQDGLRQVQMLNKIGLDFARAMRSFLRGDPDVIMVGEMRDVETCAVGLEASLTGHLVFSTLHTNSAPETITRLLDMGMNPLNFADALLLIVAQRLVRTLCKACKKEYHPSKEEYDILLKEYGDPEMFAKNVNIPYSDDLMLQGPGGCDKCSNTGYAGRTGLHECLEGTEDIKRMVMKQALVEEIRKQAAKDGMTTLKQDGIWKVFKGDCDLKQVLAVCIQ from the coding sequence TTGAACAGGGATCCCAGGAGTCCGGACAAACCCACCGCACGCCCGGCAGGACGGCAAACCGCTCCCCAGGCCCAGGCAGCGGGCCGCGAGCGACGGTCTGCTGACAAGCTTCGCGCACTGATCAACACCATCCTGTCCTCCAACAGCATCACCCGTACCTTGTTTGAACTGATCGACGAGTTCAAGGAACTGTTCGAGGCCGACAAAGTCACCGTTTTCGCCATCGACCGTCCCAAGCGTCAGCTTTTTTCGCGGAACTTCAAAGACAACCAGGTAGAAGAAATCCGCGTGGACATCTCGCCCAAAAGCCTGGCCGGATTTGTGGCGGCTTCCGGACGCACCCTCAATGTGCTGAACGCCTACGACAACAACGAACTCAAACGCATCCATCCCGAATTGACCCTCGACAAATCGTTCGACGAAAGACTGGGGTACAAAACGAAGACCGTCCTGGTGGTGGCTCTGCCCCACAACCGGAAAATGATGGGCGTCCTGCAAATCATCAATAAAAACACCAAGCCCAATTTTTCAGATCAAGACGTGCGCCTGGCCAAGGAACTGGCCAGCACCCTCGGTCATGCCATCGTCAAGATGCAGACCGAAATCATCGATGAAAAAATCCAGGCCACCTCGCACGCCATTCATTCCGCCGGCACGCTGGACGAAATTTTGATGGAGCTGAAGGTCCCGATCCTTCAGCTTTTCGATTGCCGGCTCGCCATCATTTACGCGGGAGACCCAGCCAAAAAAGAATTGTATTCGAAGCTGGCCGCCGGCTCCGGCGAAGGCGAACTGCGGCTTCCCATGGCAGCCGACAATCTCCCCGGCTGCGTTGCCATGGAAAAGCGCATCCTCAACGTTAAAAACGTTCACGATCAGGTCGAGTTGGTCGAGTACCACCCCGACCTGGTTTACGAAAAAACGATTGAGAACGCGCTGGGCGAAAAGGCAAAAAGCATGCTGGTGGCGCCGCTTGTCTATGAAGGCAAGGTGATGGGCGTTTTACAACTGGCCAACAAGCAAAACGAAATCGCGTTCACCCAGCAGGATGAACGGAGCATCAAGACCATTGCCGATTCTCTGGCCCTGGCCATCAAGAACAAACAAAAGCAAAAACTGGCCAAGCCAACCAAGTTCAGCTACCTGATCAACAACGGCATCATCACCCAGGATGAGTTGACCAAAGCCATTTCCAAGGCCCGTACCAGTGGCGTCGATATCGAAACCATCCTTCTCGACCAGTACAACATCAAGCGCAGCGATTTCGGCAAGTCGCTGGAGGAGTTTTACAGCGTTCCCTACTTCGGTTATTCCTCGGATATCGTTCTGCCGCAGTCCCTGTTCACTGGCCTCAACACCAACTTTCTCCTGAAAAACAACTGGCTGCCTATCGCCAAAGATGAAGAACAAAACAAAGTCACCATCCTCATTGACAACCCCGCCAATCAGGACAAAGCCCAGAGCATCAAGTTGATTTTTCCAAAGCGGACTCTCGACTTTAAAGTCGGATTGCGAGCGGATATCCATGACTTCCTCAACGCCACTCCGGAGGACGACAGTCCCGGTTCCGCCCCCGCCGACACGGGCGACGTCGATACACTGCTGAGCGCACTGCAAAGCGAAAAAGACGACGTGGAGGTGGAGGCTTCCAGCGACGAAGAAGAAGCCAACGCCATCAGCGAAACCGACAGCACCATCGTCAAGCTGGTCAACAAGGTCTTGATCGATGCCTACGACAACGGAGTGTCGGACATTCACATTGAGCCGGGTCTGGGTAAAAAGGCAATGCGCATCCGGTTCCGCAAAGATGGCGGCTGCCGTGTTTATCAGGAAATTCCGCCCATGTACCGGCAGGCTTTTTTGTCCCGCATCAAAATCATGTCCAAGCTGGACATCGCGGAGCGGCGGCTGCCACAGAGCGGCAAGATCAAAATGAAGTACGGTAAAAAGGATATCGAATACCGTGTCGAAACCTGTCCCACCGTGGGCGGCAATGAAGATGCGGTACTGCGTATTCTCGCGGCCAGCAAGCCCATCCCGCTGGAGAATATGAATTTTTCCCAGCGCAACCTGGAATTGATCCGGGCCATGGCGTCCAAACCGTATGGCCTCATCTTGTGCGTCGGTCCGACCGGCTCCGGTAAAACCACCACGCTGCATTCAACGCTGGGTTTCATCAACACCCCGGAGAAGAAAATCTGGACGGCGGAAGACCCGGTGGAAATCACGCAGGACGGTCTCCGGCAGGTGCAAATGCTCAACAAGATCGGCCTCGATTTCGCCCGCGCCATGCGATCGTTTTTGCGCGGCGATCCCGACGTCATCATGGTGGGTGAAATGCGCGATGTGGAAACCTGTGCCGTCGGTCTGGAAGCATCGCTGACCGGTCACTTGGTATTCAGCACCCTGCATACCAACTCCGCGCCGGAAACCATCACCCGTCTGCTCGACATGGGCATGAATCCGCTCAACTTCGCCGACGCCTTGTTATTGATCGTCGCGCAACGACTGGTGCGCACTCTCTGCAAAGCATGCAAGAAAGAATACCATCCGTCCAAAGAGGAATACGACATCCTGCTCAAAGAATATGGGGATCCCGAAATGTTCGCCAAAAACGTCAATATCCCCTATTCCGACGATCTCATGCTGCAGGGACCCGGTGGTTGTGATAAATGCAGCAATACCGGTTATGCCGGGCGAACCGGTTTGCACGAATGTCTGGAAGGTACGGAAGATATCAAGCGTATGGTCATGAAACAGGCTTTGGTGGAGGAAATCCGCAAACAGGCTGCCAAAGACGGCATGACCACTCTGAAACAGGATGGCATCTGGAAGGTCTTCAAAGGTGATTGTGACCTCAAGCAGGTGCTGGCGGTCTGTATCCAGTGA